In Nicotiana tabacum cultivar K326 chromosome 19, ASM71507v2, whole genome shotgun sequence, one DNA window encodes the following:
- the LOC107803195 gene encoding uncharacterized protein LOC107803195, with translation MRTTRRPIHAVSTWVRRQPPKVKAFLAVITGMAALVLLRAIVHDHDNLFVASEAVHSIGISVLIYKLMKEKTCAGLSLKSQELTAMFLAVRLYCSFVMEYDIHTLLDLATFATTLWVIYMIRFKLKSSYMEDKDNFLIYYVVIPCAALALLIHPSTSHLFVNRVFWAFCVYLEAVSVLPQLRVMQNTKIVEPFTAHYVFALGVARFLSCAHWVLQVLDSRGHLLVALGHGLWPSMVLISEIVQTFILADFCYYYVKSVFGGQLVMRLPSGVV, from the exons ATGAGGACGACACGGAGGCCGATCCACGCCGTGTCGACATGGGTCCGCCGGCAACCGCCAAAGGTGAAGGCTTTTCTGGCGGTCATCACCGGCATGGCGGCGCTTGTTCTCCTACGCGCCATCGTTCACGATCACGATAACCTCTTCGTCGCCTCTGAGGCTGTTCACTCCATTGGAATCTCCGTTCTCATCTATAAGCTCATGAAAGAAAAAACTTGTGCCG GGCTTTCACTCAAATCGCAGGAGCTCACTGCTATGTTTTTGGCTGTTAGACTGTATTGTAGTTTTGTCATGGAATATGATATACACACTTTACTTGATTTAGCTACATTCGCTACGACCTTGTGGGTTATTTATATGATCCGTTTTAAGCTTAAATCAAGTTACATGGAGGACAAAGACAATTTTTTAATCTATTACGTG GTGATCCCTTGTGCTGCCTTAGCTTTATTAATTCATCCATCTACATCACATCTCTTCGTTAATAGAGTCTTCTGGGCTTTCTGTGTTTACTTGGAGGCAGTTTCTGTGCTACCTCAACTTCGTGTCATGCAAAACACTAAG ATAGTTGAACCATTCACAGCTCATTATGTATTTGCATTGGGTGTTGCAAGGTTCTTAAGCTGTGCTCACTGGGTTCTCCAG GTCTTGGACAGTCGCGGTCATCTGCTGGTAGCATTGGGTCATGGTCTATGGCCTTCTATGGTTCTTATATCCGAAATTGTCCAAACCTTTATCTTAGCAGACTTCTGTTACTACTATGTTAAAAG TGTTTTCGGTGGACAGCTGGTCATGCGCCTTCCTTCTGGAGTAGTGTAA